The Pigmentiphaga aceris DNA segment TGACTTGGCAAGGGTGACGGCGTGATCTGCATCGTGGACGACGATGAATCGGTACGAACCGCCCTCGTTCGGCTGTTGAAATCGGTGGGCCTGGACAGTTGCAGTTTTGCGTCTGGCGAAGCCTTTCTCAGCGCCGATGTCGTGCGCGACACCGCATTGCTGATCATCGATGTGCGGATGAAAGGGGTCAGCGGGCTGGATGTGCAAACCGCACTGCTGCGCCAGGGTGTGCAGATCCCGACGGTGTTCGTCTCTGCCCATGCTGACGCCGTACTGCGCGATGCGGCGCTGGCCGCCGGCGCGATCGGGTTCCTGTCCAAACCGTTCAGTGCGGATGCCTTGCTTGCGTATGTGCTCGCGCACGTGTCGGCGTCTCCCGGTGGGGCGGTTTCCCCCAGGCCTGACTGACGGTCGCCTATCTATCCATCATCCCTGGAGATTCCGTGAGGTCCACCCCTGCGTCTGTTGCCCAGTCTGTTGCATCGGTGGATAACACCTCGTCCTTGCCTGTCCGGCCGCCGCTGTGGCTGGTGGAATTGCTTGGCGAAGAGAATCTGGCGGCTGCATGGACCGTGCTGCGGCGCGACGGCAGGCTGGCGGTACACCGCAGTACTGATCCGGGCAGCCACACCCTGCTGATAGCCAGCCCTGACGGGACATCGGCAAGCCCGACCGACATCAACCAGCTGGCGCACGAGGTCGAGCTTGCTCCGACGCTGGATGCTGCCTGGGCGGTCATGCCACTGGCGCTGTATCGTCGCCTGGATCGCGCCGCGCTGGTACTGCGGGACCCGGGCGGCGAGTTTCTGGAAGGCTTGCTCGACCAACCCTGGCCCGTGGGCGACTTTCTGGGTGCCGCGCGTGCCATTGCCCAATCGGTGTCCGCCATGCATGCCGCTGGCATTGTGCACACGGCCCTGAAACCGTCGAACCTGTTGGTGGACAGGCCGCGTGCCAGTGCGCGCGTCACCGGTTTCGGGCGGGCCGCGCGTATTGCGGACGGTCCGCTGACACCGTCGCCCGCAGAGCGGGTCGGAGACGATCTGCCCTACATGTCGCCGGAACAGACCGGACGGACCGGGCGCCTGGTGGACGTGCGCAGCGATCTGTATGCGCTGGGAATCATTTTTTATCGGATGCTGGCTGGCGAGCTGCCTTTCGCTGCCTTCGATCCGATGGCATGGGTGCATAGTCATCTTGCACGCCGTGCCGTGCCGCTCAGCGAATCGGGGCAGGTACCCGAGGCCGTGTCGGCGATTGTGATGAAGCTGCTGGCCAAGGCACCGGAAGAGCGCTATCAGACCGCTGCGGGCCTGGCCTTCGACTTGCAGCGTGCCTTGATGCAATGGGATGCCGCCAACAAGGTGGATGATTTTGCGCTGGGTGAGCGTGACGCCAGCCCACGCCTGAGCATTCCCGACCATCTGTACGGCCGCGAGGCTGAAGTGGCCCGGCTGGCGGCTGCGTTCGGGCATGTTGCCGATACCGGGGCGTGTTACCTGGTGCTGGTGTCTGGCCCTTCCGGCTCAGGAAAGTCTGCACTGGTCGGGGCCTTGCAGAAAAAGATCGATGCGGCCAGGGGGCGTTTCGCGGTCGGCAAGGTAGACCAATATCGTCGGGACGCCCCGTACGCAACTTTGTCGCAGGCACTTCAATCGCTGGTGCGCGGCGTGCTGACCCAGCCTGAAGCAGAGCTGGCGGCCTGCGCTGCGCAACTGCGGCTGGTGCTTGGGGCCAATGCCGCCTTGATGATCAATCTGGTGCCCGAGCTTGA contains these protein-coding regions:
- a CDS encoding response regulator transcription factor, with product MICIVDDDESVRTALVRLLKSVGLDSCSFASGEAFLSADVVRDTALLIIDVRMKGVSGLDVQTALLRQGVQIPTVFVSAHADAVLRDAALAAGAIGFLSKPFSADALLAYVLAHVSASPGGAVSPRPD